ATATATAGAATAGAAGCATCTTTGTGTGTTGTTCTTTTCACTGTAGGTATGTTTCTTGTGCATTGGGATGCCCATATGAAGGAGACATCACACCAGCTAAAGTGGCAGAAGTAAGAGTGAAATtatgagttttctttttaatgaaattaatatACATTTGAAAATGTCTATAGGTCATGTTATCTAATTAATCCTAAAAAAGATCTTTAATGAATAACaggagaaacaaacacaaaacatagCTAATACTAAAAGTGGGTGCACAGCGTCACTATTTTTTTCTACCATCTGTGGTCAAATCTAAGGAAAATTGTGTGTTTTGATTGTTTTCAGTCATGAGAAAATGTATAATGTACTATTTTCTTcaacaagaaaggaaggaaatgcttAAAGAAATAGATCCAAGCATGTGTGTCAGTGGACCAAGTAGTATGAGATGATCCACTCTATGCGTGAGTATGCTCTTACAGTCAGCCAGCAGAGTCACAGGTAAAACTTTGTGTTTTGGCATGTGCCATACAAATCACATGGTTGACACAAGAACTCATCCCCAACATGATTTCCTACAACTTAACTCACGCTCCTGTGATAAAGTACACCTCTCTCCACCgattttttctattttggatAAAGGACAATGAagtccttccttttctttgctaGCAGAGCTAGCAGACTGAAAAAACTGGGGAGTAGCACACAAGTGTTATATTTTGCAGGAAGATGAAGAGTGCACCGAGGGTGAGATGAATTtaagcagcacaaggcagaACACAACTTTCCTCCTGGAGAAAGACTTGTCTTCTCTGTTACACTTAATCACTTATTTTTGATGATTTAGCAAAATCTGCAAACCACTTTTTTTGGTAGCACTAGTATCTAGTCAACATTTGTCTGATTTATTGTGTTCTCCTTGTGTGGCTTTCAGGTCTAATTCTCATGCATCTTCTTCTGGTGTACATTCCAGATGGAACTTGTGATAATTCTGCTCCCACAGCAGCCACATAATACTTGAACTCTTTGAAAAAATAGCTAAATTGGAAGGTACTCAGTATTTCTAAATTAATTGGTTTTAATATGAAGTGAAAATTAGAAGTGACACAGCTTTACTTAGAGCAGTGATGACAGattcagctgtgctgttggTAAATTGTTTACTGCAATATCATGTTCCCCAACAGGCTTCTTTCCATGTGttgcttgttttcttaaacGAGGTACTCTCCTTGTGCAGAAAAGCCCCTTTTCAGATTTACAGTGGGAGTGCTATCTTATGTTCCAAACGTGTATATTTACATACACAGCTATTTTATATCCAAATCTTAGTACATGTCTTTTTGTGTACCTCTACACCATTGTGTATGAGTTTAAGAATGAAAGCTTCCTCATTAAAGTTACTAATTCAGGCCTTGATTCAGCAAGCATTCATGTTTTTATAGAAATATCTGATTAGCTGTTAATGGATTTTATGTGAACATCTGCACTCATCCTTTGCTGAACCAAAATGATCAAAATTACTGGCCCTGTTGCTCAACCTGTCATAGATCTGCCTCTTGGGTCATCATCTTTTTTGGGATGGGAGCATCTGATTGTGCATTGTAATCAACAGCTATGATTGAAAGGTTTATGCTATTTTGATACTGTATGAGagagaacagaattttttttaaacagaagctTTTACTGAAGCAAAAGCAATTAGGAGAGAGAGGCGGATAATCAACCTACATGCATTTCAGGCTTATTAGGTCATAACTATTTTACAATTACCTAGTGACTCCAAGCTTCAGATGCATATAGAATACATCTGGTTCATGCATATAGTTCTTtatttgaaagtgaaaaaaaaaacaaagcatttttaatgtattaaaacaaaactagaTAACTGTTTTTTATCAGTCTGCTTCTTCTTGGAATAGAGTCTCTGTTTAACTGTTTtccatataaatatttatttttaatagtatttATTCAAATTGTTATTAACTATGGAGTAATTTCCATTCACTGATCAGACTACAGAAAATgtacttaattttgttttaacattattttatattattgcAAAGTTTCTCTTGCATCACAAGGACTGCAGAGTGTTTTTATGTTGTTACTCACTTAAAAGCGTTAGTAACTAGACTATGACCTTTTGTATTAAATTTAAGAGTATAGTtctagattttctttgcagcagTAGAATTATTCACATGCCTCTGGGGTTGCAGTGTTGGGTCACCAACTTCCACTTTGTGTACAACAGCAGTCCAGTTTAAATGGATCCAGTTTACATGCAATGTGTTGATGATataaaaatgctgcagttaGAATTCATTTTTGCAATCTGGCGAATGTCCCTCCCTTTCTTAAGTATGTATGGAATATATATTGATAAGACCAAAGGACTCTTTGACTGCAAAGCAGGAGTTTTACTGCATTTGCAATGCTCATAGCACTTACAGGCTTTAAGCAAGACAACTCAAACCATTTGAACTTCTTTTTCAGCTGTTCTTTGAATTAAGTGAACAACGATATTGATCCAGTTCTTCTGGGACTGCTAGTGCAGCACTTTGTCAGCTTCCTCAGACATATTCACAGCAATCCTGCTGATGAAGTCTTGGAATTGTTTTAACAGCTAAGAGCAGTGCAACCAAAGTCGTCTtggagaaatgtcatgttttttcatttctaaacagTTGATGTCCAGATTAGGATTCCTCACTATGGAGCGGCCTTTTGGGATCACTGATGCACAGTGGGAAATGCTAAAGGAGACAAACATACTCAGCACTTGTAAATCACTTGAAGCCTTTTCCAAATAGATTTGATTAAGTTAAAATAGGAAGTTCCTACATTCAATTTCTAAAGTAGTATATTCAGTGCAAACATAATTGTTGCTTCCTTGTGTATGTTTCTCGTGCATACTGATCTCAAACTCACACAGTGAACTCAGCAAAGACGTAATTCTGAAACATTTGGGGCACTATTTCTGTAAGAACAGCAACAAGTATgggattttgtttgttattaagaggaaaaaaaaaaaggatttaaaaatttGAATGTTAATTGAGttacagttttgcttttatttgtattttaatgaatGGCTTCATGAAAAGTAAGCATCttaaaacttcagttttcattgaTGTTTTCAGTACCAAAATAAAGCCAAATCAAGCTTCTAATTTATTGTCTTAACTAAGCCACATGCTTGATTCTGTGTagtaagcaaacaaaaaggcaGGTCTTTACCCTGCACAATTTGTAATCTGAATTACAAAACAGCTGGGAAGTGcccagagagaggaaaatgctgGGAAAGGGCTTGACAGAATCTTAGTTCACAATATAATGTCTGTCTTATTTGGATTATGTGGGAGAGTCAGCAGTTGTTGAGGGATTGCTTGGTTGGTTTTTGCATATATAGAAACAGACCTATAAACTTCAAAAGGAGAGGGTCTATGGGATGTTCTTCTTGGGGTGCAATTTTGAAGAATGAATAGAGGATTTCTGATATATATGCCCACTTATTGTGACTAAAACTGAAACCTGTAGAGAAATGTactctttttaatgtatattctggaccttattttcactcTTTTGTCTTGAtctcttcttgtttctgtttctgatcAGGTGTCTAAACGTCTGTACAGTATGGGCTGTTACGAAATCTCTTTGGGGGACACAATTGGTGTGGGGACTCCTGGAAGTATGAAAAGAATGTTGGAAGCTGTTATGAAGGAAATCCCTCTGAGTGCCCTTGCTGTTCACTGCCATGATACGTATGGGCAGGCGCTAGCCAATATCCTCACAGCCATACAGGTAATATGGGTTCTTATTTTAAAGTCATGTTAGAAATAATAGCTTAATTCAAGtaaaattgtgtttaaaaaatcTCACCtttaaaggagaggaaagagccACTCAAACTTTCAGCAACTATTGCTCACTTTTCAAACTGTCTACAggtattatagaatcatagaatccttggagttggaagggatctttaaagatcatGTTATCCAGCTCCCCTGTAAcaaacagggacatccacagctagatcacgTTTATCATAGCCTGGTCttgcctggccttgaatgtctccaggggcAGGGCCCCTGTGCAATGTATGCCAGTGACTTTAACAGTGACCCTCGCTGttaaagactttttccttacatgcAACCTAAATTTGTCCCTTACTTGGTTTGAAACCATTTGCTTATGTCCTATCActacagaccctgctaaagagtaTGTCTCCTTTTtttagctcccctttagattTTGAAAGGGcgctatcaggtctccctggagccatctcttctccaggctgaacagccccagctgtctcagcctgtccttgtaggaggGGCGTTCTGTTCCTTGAATTATTTCTGTGGCCatcctctggatgcactccaacaggcCCATGCCTCTACtatactgaggactccacatctgtgtgcaatactccaggtgaggcctcaccagtgcagagtagatgggcaggatcacctcccttgtattgctggccatgcttcttttgatgcagcctaggatatggttggcttcCTGGGCagtgagggcacattgctagCTCATGTCCAGCATGTCATGTCTGGGCTGCCCTCACAGCGCAGAAAGCCAGCCATGTCCTGGGctgtataaaaagaaaattaatgctgttgtttttgaaaagcaaacaaacaaaaaaccacaattGTAAAAAAATTAGTACTATTGTAGatgcaagaaaatgtaaaaacataTTCTGCAACCTTGCATGAAATAGAAAGTTCTGAATTCTGATCTACTAATTATCTTCAGTTCCATACAAAAACACTAAGAAACATTGATGATAAATAAATTCCATTTATGTTGCATGAATGAGAGagataaaatacttttcattcTGATGTCTCAGATTCCACTTTTCTTAGGAACATCTATACATTCATTGTTCATCAAACTAAAATCTCTGTTTTACAGATACGTCTAAATATAAAACAGAATAATTCTTTAGTACATCTTGATTTCAGATTGATAAGCCTCAGTTATTGACAATCGTACACAGAATGGTATAGATAATTTTTCCACTATTAACACACTTTTAGTATGCTTTCATGTTTATGAATTTCATCTTTCAAGCAACTTTGCATGTTGTTTAATCTCATTTCAAATTCATAGGTAAGTTTTCAGAAATACCTAGTTtccataaaaatgttttgttttgtttttaataatataaCACAGTACAAAAAATAGACTACAAATTCTAATGGAATTTTTGTAAGGATAGCATCTTAATGAAAAATACCTTTCACAAGTACATGCATTCCTTAGGAGAGCCATTATTGTTCTATTTTATACTTAATGTCACTTTCTGCTTCCTTGCAATTCTTGATGTTACCTTTAAGATCAACTTTTCTTTGTCCTGTCTTCTTGTTTTGGCACTACTcttattattttgtttagaaaataacAGCATCTTATTAACAGTGTTAGTGataaaagcaacaagaaagagCACAGAAGTGTTTCAGTCAGCATGAGAATCTCTGCAGGTATTTGAGTAAATGCTGGATGACAAAATCTGATTAAAAAGGGTTCTAACTTATagtatattattattattatagtaTTCATTATAGACCCTTACTCACTTTTACTGTTgcaaatgtgtgtgtatgtgctaTGGGATAAATAAATTGCCAATTTCACCGTTAGCTTAAGTTGCAGATGTAATAGCTAAAGGCATGAAAACCCCTGAGTATGGGAGGAGTTTGCCATAAAAATGCTTAAAGGATTGTTTTCAAGTCCTTCCTTAAAATAATTGCTGTCATGGTGCCTACTAAACACCGAGCTGTGGTTACGCTTTGTTAACCCTGGTATTTGCTGTGATACTCATTTTGTGTTTACATCATGCTGCTATCTTTTTATTTACATCTTAACTCTGGAAGagttaaaagggaaaaacatcTTAGGTTGCTAACGTGCAGTTCAGGCTACTTAACATGTAAATTCAAGAAAGCAATagacctgaaaaaaaatccctagACAGCCTTCTCTGATTCCTGAGAAGCCAGGGGTGCCTGAGCTTCCAGCAGCAAACTTCCTTATGTGCTCAAGTTCTGCTACAGTGCATGCCTAAAGGTACTGTGTTTTTGGCTGAACTGAGCTTGTCATAGATTTTGCCAAAATTTCTTGATGAAGCAGGCATTACACAGTCTCCCTGACTGGATTTATTCAAGCAGCTCCTTGGCTTGGCCTAAAGGTAAGTCCCCAGACTCTTGGATACTCAAATGGGTCTGGAATGTCACAATACATCCTGCCTCTAGTGCTGGCTCTAAGTAATGGCTTTGTTTGAAGAGATGGGGCAGCTAGCAGTGAATTATAGCTATTcaatattatttctaaaatagaGCAACTGTTACCGGTCAGTTGGATTGTAAATGACAAAGGTGGATTAGAATTCCAAGTCACTTTGTAGTCCCTGCTGCTGGGTTTGtctctgttttcctctctgccAAAGAAACATGAATGGGCAAGTTAAAGTATTGGAGCAAAACTGTTGTCTTCAACTCAGTAATTTGTTTCATAGACCAGATTCTCCATAGATGGAATTCCTTACCCTGCCTGCTTTATGAGTTTTTGTGACCGACACAATATTTCATCAGGAGTGAAACATGATTGAGGGGTTATAGAAATAATGGGCTGCAATTATTGcttgaaaacagttttcaagAATATTCAGTAGGTAAATTACACTATTCCTAAACCAGTGCAGACTACAACCTCCAACTGAGTACTATTGCATTGTATATTGTTCCCTAAGAATTAATGACTGACAGCTGGAAAGCCACAAATCACTCTACACTAATTCAGGCATTACTTCAATGGGAGATCTCATAGGAGTGGAAAGAGGTGCTGGTGATTCagtaagtgatttttttatacAGATCACATTGTTCCATGCAAGATTATACTAcccagaatattttcttttgtttgggGCTGGTCCAAAGTCATCTAGAACTGACAGACCGTATCTGTATAAGAAATTAGCAGGGAAGTAGCCTTGTAATTCTAGTATTCAGTTTTATGTGTGTTGTTTTAGCAAAAGGATAGGTAGTGAAAGATGGAAGAGAGATTAGCCAACTTTTAGTGGACAAGTAATTTTTTAAGTTGAAATGAATAATATAGGTTGAAAGCATtgcattaaagaaaagaaaggagattcaCTTTTATGAAAAGAATCTAtgtaaaatgtgaaaaacatgAAGGGatgtttcagaacaaaacatTAAACAGAAATGACTGGCTCTTAGTTAGCTGgcttaatattaaaatacaagaaTACAGAATTAAATGAGGGGGCAAGTTTGGAGGACAAGAAATGATGTGATGATTTAATTAGAAGTTGTGGTATGTTGAGTAAAATTGCATATGTGGGTTAGTTAATGCGACAAATACAAAATGGGGCTAAAAGAAGTAGTAAAACATCTACTGAAAATTGTTACAGACCTCCAAGGAAGACTAAAAAGAATGGTCAGGAAACTTCTGTGCTGGAGAGGCCCCAAAAAGGTAGACCATTTATCTCAGGAGATTTGAGTTACCTTGATATTTGACTCCTGTAGCATTTATGGAATGagtaagaaaggagaaattttttaatggaaatagtacaaaactgttttcttttaatagttTGTGTAGTTGCCAGAAATAGCTTTGACTGTTTTCATAGCACATACCTTAACATGAGAAAAGAATATGCTAACAGGTAAATGGGAGTTTTGCCCTGCAGTGGTACCTCAGTGAATTAAAAAACTGCCTGGTAATCTCACAAAATTTTATCAAATTCAAATTGCTATCTTAATTCATTGATATGAACTGATCCCTACACTACTGGGATCAAGTCCTAATTCTGGAAAAGCGAGTGTGAAATTCTAATGACTTATAAGGAGCAAAGATTTTTATCACTGTGTGTAATATTTCTACCTTACTAGAATTCAAAATGAATGAGTTTGACAATTAGTcaagtttattatttttcattagtcctttctttttcaagcaaataggaactttgaaatgaaatgcacaCTTTAGTACCAGAAACACAATCTAGCAAGTCTATAATTAGGCTTTTAAGACTCAAATTGAAAATTTCAGATTTGTGAATAGGGTGTTTCTCATTACAGAAATTATATGTCCCCTTATagagatgggggaaaaaaaagtagtatctCAATAATATCTTTAATGTccttgaattttaaaaacaaatttcttaaaGAATGTCAACAGAACCAGCAAAGTGGTGTGGTTGGCTACTGAACTCTTCCCTTCATAACTTAAGTAGATTGTAGACTCCTTTTTACATGCTGAAGAGATTAACCATTTTTGTGCTCAAGCTTACATATGGAATAAGGGCTACATTCACACAAAGGCAGGCAGTGTTGATATGGCTAAGTTTTAAGTGCCAGAACCAGGAGACGAATATgaacaaagatggtgaaggtcATGGTGTATTAATTCACAAGGATCATTATGTTACAGGAGCAGAGTTCAGAACAGCCAGCAGCCTGAAATGGGAGAGCCTTAGTTAGGCAACTGAAAAAGGGATTATGTTTAAAATTCCTCTTTTCCATAATTCTTATGAGCTTACATCTGAAACCTTAGGTGAGATGAATTTTGCACCCCAAACCGTCTCCTAGATATAAGTGCCTGACTcgtttgttgttgttgttgttttcagacACAAGATTTGCTTTTCCTGACTGATTAGCTTGCCTTTAGCAAGAGCTGACTGACGGTTCGTTTAGCTGCTTGTTAAAGTCAGCACACCATTAAGATGTCTTTCCAAGAAATTGCTCCTAAGATGCTTCTACTGGGGCTCCCCCTCTTTCACCTGAGGGTGACTTTAAACCTGAAATCTTGTGCTTGGCCCCCTCCTGAGATCCCCTGCAGCAGAGTTGCAGCTGTGCTTGCAACCATTCTTTTATCTTGATTCTCAGACTCATCCTCACACACTGACTTAACTTTGGATCTGGCTCATCAGTGAATTACTGTGTGATCGCTGGACTGTTACCGAACCTGATTACTTGGCCATgaagcaagtgtagggtcttacacctagggaggaataattgcatgcaccaatacaggctgggggatgagctgctggagaggagctctgcagagagggacctgggcgtcctggtggacgacaggttggccatgagccagcagtgtgccctcgtggccaaaaaggccaatggcattctggggtgcattaagaagagcgtgtccagcaggtcgagggaggtgatcctccccctctactctgccctggtaaggcctcatctggagtactgtgtccagttctgggctccccagtacaaaaaagacagggatctcttggaaagagtccagcggagggccacaaagatggtgaggggcctggaacatctcccctatgaagaaaggctaagtgaactgggtctgtttagccttgagaaaagacgactgagaggggacctgatccaggtttataaatatctgaggtgtggcggccatagcagtgaggccagtctcttttcagtggtacgtggagacaggacgaggggaaacggacataagctgcagcataggaagttttgcacgaatgtgcgtaagaacttcttcacggtgaggatgacggagcactggaacaggctgcccagggaggttgtggagtctccttctctggagatattcaagtctcgcctggacgcctacctgtgcgacctggtgtagggaacctgctttggcaggggggttggtctcgatgatctctagaggtcccttccaacccctacaattctgtgattctgtgaactgatGACTCAACTTCTGATTCCTTTTTGGTGAGATTGATTCTGCTGCCTAGCTGTGACTCTTGGATCCTGGTTTGCCATCCTTTAAGGAGCAGACTGTCCTTGGCTGCTACTTGAGATTGTTAAGTATTTAGAGGGGAGACCAGTAACCACTATCTTCTGCTTTCAGGATAGAGTTGAGTGGCAACTAGTGATGAGCTGGGAGATACAGCACGAGTTAGCGTGCTTCCTGACATCTTGGAGCTTGGCTGGTGGCCTTGTTTATCAAAGAGGCAAGATATTGctattaagaaaacattttcttgtgtttggTTGCACGCAAAACCCTAGCAGTATTGCACTGAGAATTTCACTGTATTTAAGAGGATGCAAAAAACCCAGCTTGAGGTATTGATGTATATGGCAGAGGAATATCAAGATTTTGAACTAAAATATCTCTTTTAAGTGCCAGACCAACTTTAGCCACACTTAAAATTCATGTTAAGTTTTTAGTCTAGTATTTCTGGAACTAACTGACGTAAAGAATATATTCATAATGATGAATTTCCAATTAAGTACAGCATCTGTAAGAATATTTCTTTACTAGAAAATTTGCTTAGCATTTGTATCCTGCAGTcaattcttgcattttttttcccaatttatTTACTGAATAATTTTATTAGATGGTGTATGGTAACTCTTGAGTCACGGCCtaaaccactgattgagcacaTGGGAAAGGATcaggtcagccctgggagcacaggtgaaggcaattcacttgTGTTACCAGAAGGattggagcctggctgcacctctcaggcctcatttaagggctgactggcactgaggaaggatctctgcTTGGAGATCCCTTCCTTGTCGAGTTTCCCCTGCAAGCCTATATCTTTGGAGATGGGTGAgcacttttcttttgtaatgctATTCTACTCACATCAGTCCCTTTGCTATTATGCTCCTGTATTGCCCTTCCACTGTTTTGACCCTTCTGATTGTAACAGATGGATAGTGAAGAATGCAGCAGCACTCATGCTAATGTGCCCTAGTAAGTGGCTGTTATGTGCAGCTGGAAGCTGTACAAATTAGAGTAGCTGAATAAAATGGAGAAGTAATAGAGAGGAAATAATGGTAAATTAGCATGAAGGTATCAGTAGTGGTGGAGGAAGGCTGGGTGACAAGAAGgcaaatatatttgtatatttgtcACATATAGCTGTCCAGTTGTTTAGGGCTTCTGTTGGAAGTTTGTTatacttttactttttcatagTATATGAATGATTTCATGATTTATACATAAAAGCATGTACATATGTAGTCTCAGTGTTCTTGATTTTTACAAGAAGCAGCAGGATAGATGTTTGAAGTACAATTTTATGGAACCGTATTTTGTAAAAACTTACAAGCATATTTTCCTGTGGTTTAGTTTTCCTGAGCTTTGTGTCCAGGTTTCTTCTTTGTAATTCATTTCCGAAAAGACACAAAGTTAAAAGGAACTGTGTGTCTGGATTTATGTaaaaaaattttcttcattataaCGAAGAGACATCGCTGGGTTCTGATCTTTTGGATGGCTGCTTGGGCAGAGTCACAAAATTAACAGTGATTTTAAAACTAGATGGGCTCTATTGCAAAATGCTGTGTTAGCAGAGACTGGTAAGGATGTGAACCAAGTAAAACATCAACAATAAAACCAAAAGACTCTTAATTCCCCACTTTTCTAAGGATGAAATagcaataaagcaaaacaaagtctGTAAAAGAGAGCGAAGAAATCAGGATTAACTCAAAGCATCATTCTTTCAGGCATGCACATTTATTTATGTGCTGTTATATACAGTCTTCGTTTTAGATTATTAAAGTTTGGGTTTGCTTTTTATCTTCCTTCAGTTGGGGTTTTACCAGTATCTAAATTCCTTCACTAAAACAAAGTGTTGTGTGTGCACAAGCCTTGAATAAAAgtataaaattctttttttcttttttttttaacccttttgATTCCTAGGCCTCATGTTTGTCATTGATAATTGTACTTTTTCCTGATGACCGTAGGCCACTGTTGTGGTAGCACTATAAATGCGTGATATACCTACATGTCTCACATATTGTCTTATTTATTAAGTAACCCTATATTGGACATTCAAGATGgtatatagaaagaaaaaaataagccttttttcttttttttttttatgaaatgctattttttaaattcctcgCAATGCACAGTCATTCAGATCTATATTGTAGGAGAATAAACTTCTGTTGAAGGATAAAGACAGGTAAACCAACATTGAAAATATATTGATCCTTGCATGTAATCATTGTGTTAGACTTGAACTCGGAATTTGTCATGGAGCAGTGAATATGAATTTACTAGCCTTGGAGGATAGTCTGGCCTTATTTGCCTACTGATAAACAAGtcaaaatatattcatttttgaGCAGTAAATAGTAATGGAGGTGATAAACTTTTATGTAGTGGACTGCTGAAGTTCTTGATTGAGCAATACATTAAATACCActgggattttgttttgctgtgtacTGGGATGCCCATTGCCTTGCAATGGAATGATTTACATCTAAACTCATTTTTAATAGTGTAGTTAATGTTTCAACATTATACTAAAGACAATTCTTTAAGCCAATAGGGAGGTATTATATGGAGTGAATGAGGTACAGAAGGCAGGAAACATAAAATCTTGGCTTGTCTTTTCCTGGGTTGATGTGTCACTGTGTACATCAGTTCTCTTCgatttttcatttgtgaaatgaaaataaggtttctttctctttgtgtgtgtgtgtgtgtgtgtgtgtgtgtgtgtgtgtgtgtgtgacataCTAGAAGGAGGATcatcagaaaagtaaaattatttttatgaaatccAGATTTCAAAGTAATTACTTAAATTGTGGCTTAGAAACTTCTTTCAAATAGAATATAATTTTGAGATTTGAAAAGCTGAGGTGTACGAGTGTGCAAATGATTTGAATGCGCCTGTATGTATTTTGATCATCTGTGTTTTGTAACATGCCATTACCTTTCTTCTGCACAGACTGGTACTCTGAAGAATTTATCCAGTCCAATGTGGAGCGAGAAAGGCTTACCATGTGAAACACTTGCATGTTTTGAGATTTTGAGAAGTATTGatattgtttgcatttttaatttgagAAATGCATAGAATTGCTGAAGTTTCAGCAGACTTCAGAAGTTTACTTGATTCATTTGTAAACAGCAGAATAAAGATATGCTAGAATTCTGCTGAAGACTTAACAGAGAGCTCCAGAAAGTAATTTCAAGGTTCAGGTAGGGAAACATTAGAAAAAGCACAGCTTGACTGAGAATGGGATTCAGGAAGGGCTGGTCACGCTTCAGTATTTTGCTGGAATTCTTTGAGGCAAGTGCTGCCAAAGAAGACAAAGGATATACA
This genomic stretch from Meleagris gallopavo isolate NT-WF06-2002-E0010 breed Aviagen turkey brand Nicholas breeding stock chromosome 2, Turkey_5.1, whole genome shotgun sequence harbors:
- the HMGCLL1 gene encoding 3-hydroxymethyl-3-methylglutaryl-CoA lyase, cytoplasmic isoform X1, encoding MADHKEVMRGIERHPGVQYPVLTPNLKGFHSAIAAGATEVSVFGAASESFSKMNINCSIEESIEKFEEVAKSARNMNIPVRGYVSCALGCPYEGDITPAKVAEVSKRLYSMGCYEISLGDTIGVGTPGSMKRMLEAVMKEIPLSALAVHCHDTYGQALANILTAIQDRVEWQLVMSWEIQHELACFLTSWSLAGGLVYQRGKILLLRKHFLVFGCTQNPSSIALRISLYLRGCKKPSLRY